A DNA window from Deltaproteobacteria bacterium contains the following coding sequences:
- a CDS encoding helix-turn-helix domain-containing protein, producing MTKAAVGKKLKDLRYQKNLTLKDVSEGTGISISMLSKIERDETTPTIDLAIKLANFFNLSLAEMINIPEGKKISKTRLDNLLTMNSDGGLKVQFFNKYSPDVSVDFFRMIIPPGTGLVEDSKHPSGSHHILYIDSGEGVITVKDKKIPASKGDVVSFYSDVAHNYENESEEDLVIIGILTYK from the coding sequence ATGACCAAGGCCGCTGTGGGGAAAAAATTAAAGGATCTTCGGTATCAGAAGAACCTGACGCTCAAGGATGTGTCTGAGGGAACGGGAATCAGCATATCCATGCTTTCAAAGATCGAACGGGACGAAACCACACCGACCATCGACCTGGCGATAAAGCTCGCCAACTTTTTCAATCTTTCACTCGCAGAGATGATCAACATCCCTGAAGGGAAAAAAATATCGAAGACACGTCTCGATAACCTTCTCACCATGAACTCTGACGGTGGATTGAAAGTTCAATTCTTCAATAAATATTCACCCGACGTAAGCGTCGACTTTTTCAGGATGATCATCCCCCCCGGTACCGGTCTCGTGGAAGACTCGAAACATCCCTCCGGGTCCCACCACATTCTCTACATCGATTCGGGTGAGGGGGTCATCACGGTCAAAGACAAAAAGATTCCCGCCTCCAAAGGCGACGTGGTAAGCTTCTATTCCGATGTTGCGCACAATTACGAAAACGAAAGCGAGGAAGACCTCGTAATCATCGGAATCCTCACGTACAAGTAA